One segment of Shewanella piezotolerans WP3 DNA contains the following:
- a CDS encoding LysE family translocator, which yields MMIDLALLPLYLTTVVALLLIPGPDMLLIASSSLSYGKKVGVYASFGNATSGLILTVLAAMGVSALVAVNPLALELLRILGGAYLLKMGWDCIRSSAADAPEIEQQNNLAKQLYRRAVMSNLLNPKALIFFVLFLPQFVSTQLSASSGEQMLALGLLLNVMGLTFNLLLVALVGSLGKPLLNNEKFRSNQNKFMGLIFIALAIWLLASQLPTAA from the coding sequence ATGATGATCGATCTGGCGTTACTTCCTCTATATCTAACCACCGTGGTTGCCCTACTGTTGATCCCTGGGCCTGACATGTTACTTATCGCCAGTTCGAGCCTAAGCTACGGCAAAAAAGTCGGTGTTTATGCCAGCTTTGGCAATGCGACTTCAGGGCTCATTTTAACGGTACTTGCAGCAATGGGCGTATCAGCATTAGTTGCGGTTAACCCGTTAGCACTAGAACTACTGCGTATTTTAGGCGGCGCTTACCTGCTTAAGATGGGTTGGGATTGCATCCGCAGTTCTGCTGCCGATGCACCAGAAATAGAACAGCAAAATAACCTTGCCAAGCAACTGTATCGCCGTGCAGTGATGAGTAACCTACTCAACCCTAAAGCATTGATATTTTTTGTATTGTTTCTGCCGCAATTTGTGTCAACTCAGCTAAGTGCAAGTTCAGGCGAACAGATGCTAGCACTGGGTTTACTGCTTAACGTCATGGGCTTGACCTTTAACCTGTTATTGGTGGCTTTGGTCGGCAGCTTAGGCAAACCACTGCTCAACAATGAAAAATTCCGTAGTAATCAGAATAAGTTTATGGGGCTGATCTTTATTGCCCTGGCTATCTGGCTACTGGCTTCACAGCTACCCACTGCCGCTTAG
- a CDS encoding alanine/glycine:cation symporter family protein encodes MTLASVTGQFADMAWGPHMLVLLVGGGFFFLIYSRFVPFRYIGHAIAILRGKHPDKGAQGQISHAGALSSAMAGTVGMGNIGSVAVAIMVGGPGAIFWMWISAIVGMATKFFTCTLAIMYRGKDENGQLQGGPMYIITEGLGPKWRFLAVFFCLVGLVGNFPLFNTNQLVQILREWLVIKPGFYSTAQDTFWLDLSMGVVVMLLVGSVILGGIKRIATVAQSVVPTMIFIYMGCAIYVIGSHISEIPAYFSLIVTEAFSLDSVGGGILGTMLIGIRRAAFSNEAGIGTEVMAHGSARTNEPVKEGLVAMLGPAIDTLLVCTATAMIILISGVWQGSEAAGVNLSAQAFELTMPGVGPYLLILCVFFFSISTIFTQAFYGGQCFSFLFGVKRLRKYQYVYLLTILFAATATLDEIINLIDGAYALMAIPTMVSALLLAPKVKDAADDYFARLKQKQSGDSVTVPGEEPEKEGG; translated from the coding sequence ATGACGTTAGCCTCTGTAACAGGTCAGTTTGCCGACATGGCTTGGGGACCACACATGTTGGTTCTATTGGTTGGTGGTGGTTTTTTCTTTCTTATCTATTCACGTTTTGTTCCCTTCAGATATATAGGGCATGCCATTGCAATTTTGCGTGGCAAGCACCCAGATAAAGGAGCTCAAGGGCAGATTAGCCACGCAGGCGCGCTCTCTAGCGCTATGGCGGGCACTGTCGGAATGGGCAATATTGGCAGTGTGGCAGTGGCTATTATGGTGGGTGGTCCAGGTGCTATTTTTTGGATGTGGATCAGTGCGATAGTGGGGATGGCAACTAAGTTTTTCACCTGCACCTTAGCCATTATGTACCGTGGAAAAGATGAAAATGGCCAACTGCAAGGTGGACCCATGTATATCATTACCGAGGGGTTAGGCCCTAAGTGGCGTTTTCTTGCGGTATTCTTCTGTTTAGTTGGCTTAGTTGGTAACTTTCCGCTGTTTAACACTAATCAACTCGTACAGATTTTAAGAGAATGGTTAGTGATCAAACCTGGCTTTTATAGTACTGCGCAAGATACATTTTGGCTCGATCTTAGTATGGGCGTAGTGGTAATGTTGCTGGTTGGCAGTGTGATCTTAGGTGGCATTAAGCGCATAGCTACTGTGGCACAAAGTGTCGTTCCAACGATGATCTTCATCTATATGGGTTGCGCTATTTATGTTATTGGCAGCCATATTAGCGAGATCCCAGCCTATTTTAGCTTGATTGTCACTGAGGCTTTTTCGCTTGATTCCGTTGGTGGTGGGATCTTAGGCACCATGTTAATTGGTATTCGCCGCGCTGCATTCTCTAATGAAGCGGGCATTGGTACTGAAGTGATGGCACACGGCAGCGCCAGAACCAATGAGCCAGTTAAAGAGGGCTTGGTCGCCATGTTAGGCCCAGCAATCGACACCTTGCTAGTTTGTACTGCGACGGCAATGATTATTTTAATCTCAGGAGTGTGGCAAGGCAGTGAAGCTGCTGGAGTTAATCTGTCGGCTCAAGCTTTTGAGTTAACCATGCCAGGCGTGGGTCCATACTTATTAATACTTTGTGTTTTCTTCTTTAGTATCAGTACTATATTTACTCAAGCGTTTTATGGAGGCCAATGCTTTAGCTTTCTTTTCGGAGTTAAAAGACTGCGCAAATATCAATATGTTTACCTACTGACAATTTTATTTGCAGCAACGGCAACGTTGGACGAGATTATTAACCTTATTGATGGCGCTTATGCATTGATGGCCATTCCAACTATGGTCTCTGCCTTGTTATTGGCACCGAAAGTCAAGGATGCAGCTGATGATTACTTTGCAAGATTAAAGCAAAAGCAGAGTGGAGATAGTGTAACGGTACCTGGCGAGGAACCTGAGAAAGAGGGCGGTTAG
- the mioC gene encoding FMN-binding protein MioC, with amino-acid sequence MAKIELLVGTTLGSAEYVADEMSDQLNDLGHETRIHLTPNLDDLDPNSLWLITSSTHGAGDLPDNIVPFLDEILAKKPDLTATKFTLCAIGDSSYDTFCQGPEKLVDALSLCGAQAFVDKIQIDVQYDPIPEEPALAWLSGWQDQL; translated from the coding sequence ATGGCAAAAATAGAACTATTAGTAGGTACAACTTTGGGTAGTGCAGAGTATGTTGCCGATGAAATGTCAGATCAATTGAACGATCTAGGCCATGAAACTCGCATACATTTAACCCCAAACCTTGATGATCTAGACCCTAATTCGCTGTGGCTGATCACCTCTTCTACTCATGGTGCAGGGGATCTTCCTGACAATATCGTGCCTTTTTTGGACGAGATCTTAGCTAAAAAACCCGATCTAACAGCAACCAAATTTACATTGTGCGCAATTGGTGACTCAAGTTACGACACTTTTTGTCAGGGGCCAGAAAAGCTGGTGGATGCACTGAGTTTATGCGGTGCACAAGCTTTTGTGGATAAGATCCAGATCGATGTGCAATATGATCCAATTCCAGAGGAACCTGCATTAGCTTGGTTAAGCGGCTGGCAAGATCAACTTTAA